One segment of Accipiter gentilis chromosome 26, bAccGen1.1, whole genome shotgun sequence DNA contains the following:
- the FGFR4 gene encoding fibroblast growth factor receptor 4 isoform X2: MRPLLQVLVGLLLVAAAQGRAMDPDSLASGDDDEDSDGDGPHGDRNEEPVYVHRAPYWTHPHRMDKKLYAVPAGNTVKFRCPASGSPSPSIRWFKNGREFRGEHRIGGIRLRHQHWSLVMESVVPSDRGNYTCLVENRFGSIRYSYLLDVLERSPHRPILQAGLPANTTALVGSDVEFFCKVYSDAQPHIQWLKHIEVNGSSYGPDGVPYVQVLKTADINSSEVEVLYLRNVTVEDAGEYTCLAGNSIGLSYQSAWLTVLPEEELVREAEAPEAKYTDIIIYTSGSLAVAMAVIIVVLCRMQTQSSKQPLEPMAVHKLSKFPLIRQFSLDSSSSGKSSTSLMRVTRLSSSCAPMLAGVMELDLPLDSKWEFPRDKLVLGKPLGEGCFGQVVRAEAYGIDRDRPDRAVTVAVKMLKDNATDKDLADLISEMEMMKLMDKHKNIINLLGVCTQDGPLYVIVEFAAKGNLREYLRARRPPIPDYAFDIAAMPEEQLSFKDLVSCVYQVARGMEYLESKRCIHRDLAARNVLVTAESVMKIADFGLARDVHDIDYYKKTSNGRLPVKWMAPEALFDRVYTHQSDVWSFGILMWEIFTLGGSPYPGIPVEELFKLLKEGHRMDRPSNCTHELYMLMRECWHAVPSQRPTFKQLVEGLDKILAAVSEEYLDLSMPFEQYSPSCEDTASSCSSDDSVFTHDPLPLAPRLFSYPSVRT, from the exons ATGCGGCCCCTCTTGCAGGTCctggtggggctgctgctggtggctgctgcccagggcagggcGATGGACCCAG ACTCGCTGGCATCGGGTGATGACGATGAAGACAGTGATGGGGACGGTCCCCACGGAGACCGAAATGAGGAGCCTGTCTACGTACACAGAG CTCCTTACTGGACTCACCCTCACCGGATGGACAAGAAACTGTATGCAGTCCCTGCGGGGAACACGGTGAAGTTTCGCTGCCCAGCctcgggcagccccagccccagcattcGCTGGTTCAAGAATGGGCGTGAATTCCGGGGGGAGCACCGCATCGGGGGCATCCGG CTCCGGCACCAGCACTGGAGCCTGGTGATGGAGAGCGTGGTGCCCTCCGACCGCGGCAACTACACCTGCCTGGTGGAGAACAGGTTTGGCAGCATCCGCTACAGCTACCTCCTGGACGTGCTGG AGAGGTCCCCGCACAGGCCCATCTTGCAGGCTGGGCTGCCCGCCAACACCACAGCCCTGGTGGGCAGCGACGTGGAGTTCTTCTGCAAGGTCTACAGCGATGCCCAGCCCCACATCCAGTGGCTGAAGCACATTGAGGTGAACGGCAGCAGCTACGGTCCTGACGGGGTCCCCTATGTGCAAGTGCTCAAG ACTGCAGACATCAATAGCTCCGAGGTGGAGGTGCTTTACCTGCGCAATGTCACTGTGGAGGATGCTGGCGAGTACACCTGCCTGGCAGGGAACTCCATCGGCCTCTCCTACCAGTCTGCCTGGCTCACCGTCCTGCCAG AAGAGGAGCTGGTGCGGGAGGCCGAAGCCCCTGAGGCCAAGTACACAGACATCATCATCTACACCTCGGGTTCGCTGGCCGTGGCTATGGCTGTCATCATTGTGGTGCTGTGCCGGATGCAGACTCAGTCGAGCAAGCAGCCCCTGGAGCCCATGGCAGTCCACAAGCTCTCCAAATTCCCACTGATCCGACAG TTCTCCCTGGACTCCAGCTCCTCTGGGAAGTCCAGCACATCCCTGATGCGCGTCACCCGTCTCTCCTCCAGCTGTGCCCCGATGCTGGCTGGGGTCATGGAGCTGGACCTGCCCCTCGACTCCAAGTGGGAGTTCCCCCGAGACAA GCTGGTGCTGGGCAAGCCCCTGGGGGAAGGCTGCTTTGGCCAGGTGGTGCGGGCAGAGGCTTACGGCATCGACAGAGACCGGCCAGATAGAGCTGTCACCGTGGCTGTCAAAATGCTGAAAG ACAACGCCACTGACAAGGACCTGGCTGACCTCATATCTGAGATGGAGATGATGAAGCTCATGGACAAGCACAAGAACATCATCAACCTCCTGGGAGTCTGCACGCAGGACG GGCCGCTGTACGTGATCGTGGAATTTGCCGCAAAGGGCAACCTGCGTGAGTACCTTCGTGCCCGCCGCCCCCCGATACCCGACTACGCTTTTGACATCGCAGCGATGCCCGAGGAGCAGCTTTCTTTCAAGGACTTGGTCTCCTGTGTCTACCAGGTGGCCCGTGGCATGGAGTACCTGGAGTCTAAACGG TGCATCCACCGTGACCTGGCTGCTCGCAACGTGCTGGTCACAGCAGAGAGCGTGATGAAGATCGCTGACTTTGGCTTGGCCAGAGACGTCCATGACATTGACTACTACAAGAAAACCAGCAAT GGTCGCCTGCCAGTGAAGTGGATGGCACCTGAGGCCCTGTTCGACCGTGTCTACACCCACCAGAGCGATGT GTGGTCCTTTGGGATACTGATGTGGGAGATCTTCACGCTGGGGGGCTCCCCCTACCCTGGCATCCCTGTTGAGGAGCTCTTCAAGCTGCTGAAGGAGGGACACCGCATGGACCGGCCGTCCAACTGCACCCACGAGCT gtacatGCTAATGCGGGAGTGCTGGCACGCCGTGCCCTCGCAGCGTCCCACCTTCAAGCAGCTCGTGGAAGGGCTGGACAAGATCCTGGCGGCTGTTTCAGAGGAG TACCTGGACCTTTCCATGCCCTTCGAGCAGTACTCGCCCTCCTGCGAGGACACcgccagctcctgctcctctgacGACTCCGTCTTCACCCACGACCCACTGCCACTGGCTCCCCGCCTCTTCTCCTACCCCAGCGTGAGGACTTAa
- the FGFR4 gene encoding fibroblast growth factor receptor 4 isoform X1 → MRPLLQVLVGLLLVAAAQGRAMDPELFERPLLELEEEHLLLDPGNTLKLYCDGNHSGASVVWYKESRPLIPGGRIHLRQSLLEISEVAYEDSGLYVCRARGTGEILRNFTISVVDSLASGDDDEDSDGDGPHGDRNEEPVYVHRAPYWTHPHRMDKKLYAVPAGNTVKFRCPASGSPSPSIRWFKNGREFRGEHRIGGIRLRHQHWSLVMESVVPSDRGNYTCLVENRFGSIRYSYLLDVLERSPHRPILQAGLPANTTALVGSDVEFFCKVYSDAQPHIQWLKHIEVNGSSYGPDGVPYVQVLKTADINSSEVEVLYLRNVTVEDAGEYTCLAGNSIGLSYQSAWLTVLPEEELVREAEAPEAKYTDIIIYTSGSLAVAMAVIIVVLCRMQTQSSKQPLEPMAVHKLSKFPLIRQFSLDSSSSGKSSTSLMRVTRLSSSCAPMLAGVMELDLPLDSKWEFPRDKLVLGKPLGEGCFGQVVRAEAYGIDRDRPDRAVTVAVKMLKDNATDKDLADLISEMEMMKLMDKHKNIINLLGVCTQDGPLYVIVEFAAKGNLREYLRARRPPIPDYAFDIAAMPEEQLSFKDLVSCVYQVARGMEYLESKRCIHRDLAARNVLVTAESVMKIADFGLARDVHDIDYYKKTSNGRLPVKWMAPEALFDRVYTHQSDVWSFGILMWEIFTLGGSPYPGIPVEELFKLLKEGHRMDRPSNCTHELYMLMRECWHAVPSQRPTFKQLVEGLDKILAAVSEEYLDLSMPFEQYSPSCEDTASSCSSDDSVFTHDPLPLAPRLFSYPSVRT, encoded by the exons ATGCGGCCCCTCTTGCAGGTCctggtggggctgctgctggtggctgctgcccagggcagggcGATGGACCCAG AGCTATTTGAGAGACCATTGCTGGAGTTGGAAGAAGAACATCTCCTGCTGGACCCAGGCAACACACTGAAGTTGTACTGTGATGGCAACCACAGCGGTGCCAGTGTGGTCTGGTACAAGGAGTCCCGGCCGCTCATCCCGGGGGGTCGCATCCATCTCCGGCAGAGCCTGCTGGAGATCTCTGAGGTTGCCTACGAGGACTCAGGGCTCTACGTGTGCCGGGCACGGGGGACTGGGGAGATCCTGCGTAACTTCACCATCTCTGTCGTGG ACTCGCTGGCATCGGGTGATGACGATGAAGACAGTGATGGGGACGGTCCCCACGGAGACCGAAATGAGGAGCCTGTCTACGTACACAGAG CTCCTTACTGGACTCACCCTCACCGGATGGACAAGAAACTGTATGCAGTCCCTGCGGGGAACACGGTGAAGTTTCGCTGCCCAGCctcgggcagccccagccccagcattcGCTGGTTCAAGAATGGGCGTGAATTCCGGGGGGAGCACCGCATCGGGGGCATCCGG CTCCGGCACCAGCACTGGAGCCTGGTGATGGAGAGCGTGGTGCCCTCCGACCGCGGCAACTACACCTGCCTGGTGGAGAACAGGTTTGGCAGCATCCGCTACAGCTACCTCCTGGACGTGCTGG AGAGGTCCCCGCACAGGCCCATCTTGCAGGCTGGGCTGCCCGCCAACACCACAGCCCTGGTGGGCAGCGACGTGGAGTTCTTCTGCAAGGTCTACAGCGATGCCCAGCCCCACATCCAGTGGCTGAAGCACATTGAGGTGAACGGCAGCAGCTACGGTCCTGACGGGGTCCCCTATGTGCAAGTGCTCAAG ACTGCAGACATCAATAGCTCCGAGGTGGAGGTGCTTTACCTGCGCAATGTCACTGTGGAGGATGCTGGCGAGTACACCTGCCTGGCAGGGAACTCCATCGGCCTCTCCTACCAGTCTGCCTGGCTCACCGTCCTGCCAG AAGAGGAGCTGGTGCGGGAGGCCGAAGCCCCTGAGGCCAAGTACACAGACATCATCATCTACACCTCGGGTTCGCTGGCCGTGGCTATGGCTGTCATCATTGTGGTGCTGTGCCGGATGCAGACTCAGTCGAGCAAGCAGCCCCTGGAGCCCATGGCAGTCCACAAGCTCTCCAAATTCCCACTGATCCGACAG TTCTCCCTGGACTCCAGCTCCTCTGGGAAGTCCAGCACATCCCTGATGCGCGTCACCCGTCTCTCCTCCAGCTGTGCCCCGATGCTGGCTGGGGTCATGGAGCTGGACCTGCCCCTCGACTCCAAGTGGGAGTTCCCCCGAGACAA GCTGGTGCTGGGCAAGCCCCTGGGGGAAGGCTGCTTTGGCCAGGTGGTGCGGGCAGAGGCTTACGGCATCGACAGAGACCGGCCAGATAGAGCTGTCACCGTGGCTGTCAAAATGCTGAAAG ACAACGCCACTGACAAGGACCTGGCTGACCTCATATCTGAGATGGAGATGATGAAGCTCATGGACAAGCACAAGAACATCATCAACCTCCTGGGAGTCTGCACGCAGGACG GGCCGCTGTACGTGATCGTGGAATTTGCCGCAAAGGGCAACCTGCGTGAGTACCTTCGTGCCCGCCGCCCCCCGATACCCGACTACGCTTTTGACATCGCAGCGATGCCCGAGGAGCAGCTTTCTTTCAAGGACTTGGTCTCCTGTGTCTACCAGGTGGCCCGTGGCATGGAGTACCTGGAGTCTAAACGG TGCATCCACCGTGACCTGGCTGCTCGCAACGTGCTGGTCACAGCAGAGAGCGTGATGAAGATCGCTGACTTTGGCTTGGCCAGAGACGTCCATGACATTGACTACTACAAGAAAACCAGCAAT GGTCGCCTGCCAGTGAAGTGGATGGCACCTGAGGCCCTGTTCGACCGTGTCTACACCCACCAGAGCGATGT GTGGTCCTTTGGGATACTGATGTGGGAGATCTTCACGCTGGGGGGCTCCCCCTACCCTGGCATCCCTGTTGAGGAGCTCTTCAAGCTGCTGAAGGAGGGACACCGCATGGACCGGCCGTCCAACTGCACCCACGAGCT gtacatGCTAATGCGGGAGTGCTGGCACGCCGTGCCCTCGCAGCGTCCCACCTTCAAGCAGCTCGTGGAAGGGCTGGACAAGATCCTGGCGGCTGTTTCAGAGGAG TACCTGGACCTTTCCATGCCCTTCGAGCAGTACTCGCCCTCCTGCGAGGACACcgccagctcctgctcctctgacGACTCCGTCTTCACCCACGACCCACTGCCACTGGCTCCCCGCCTCTTCTCCTACCCCAGCGTGAGGACTTAa